A region of Lycium barbarum isolate Lr01 chromosome 3, ASM1917538v2, whole genome shotgun sequence DNA encodes the following proteins:
- the LOC132632523 gene encoding ubiquitin-like modifier-activating enzyme 5 yields MELELKELLNDLQSLKKSISDPSHVALIDKMHLHAENIATLEKSGTTRRSKVKDMSAEVVDSNPYSRLMALQRMGIVNNYERIREFSVAIVGIGGVGSVAAEMLTRCGIGRLLLYDYDKVELANMNRLFFRPEQVGMTKTDAAVQTLSEINPDVVLESYTLNITTVEGFDTFMSSLTNRSFRTTKSGSGVDLVLSCVDNYEARMVVNQACNELNQTWMESGVSEDAVSGHIQLLIPGETACFACVPPLVVASGIDERTLKREGVCAASLPTTMGVVAGLLVQNTLKYLLKFGQVSRYLGYNALKDYFPTMEMKPNSQCSNAACLERQKEYILAKPTRDAAAKLKADTEALSVADNPVHADNEWNISVVDDEEVDGAEGGNSGVLPEGIVHELPIADEYQKPPITEAVGPADDLEELRRQLEALNAD; encoded by the exons ATGGAGTTGGAGCTCAAAGAATTGTTGAATGATCTTCAATCTCTCAAGAAATCAATCTCAGATCCTTCACATGTTGCCCTAATTGACAAG ATGCATTTGCATGCTGAAAACATCGCTACTCTTGAGAAGTCAGGAACTACTCGCCGTTCAAAAGTCAAG GACATGAGCGCTGAAGTTGTTGATAGCAATCCCTATAGCAGGCTTATGGCACTCCAGAGGATGGGTATTGTGAATAATTATGAAAGGATACGAGAGTTCTCAGTTGCCATAGTT GGCATAGGTGGTGTTGGCAGTGTTGCTGCTGAGATGCTGACAAGGTGTGGCATAGGTCGTCTTTTGTTGTATGATTATGACAAAGTGGAGTTAGCTAATATGAATAGGCTATTTTTTCGCCCAGAGCAG GTTGGCATGACAAAGACAGATGCTGCTGTACAAACTCTTTCAGAGATAAATCCTGATGTTGTGCTTGAG AGCTACACGCTGAATATCACGACAGTGGAAGGTTTTGACACATTTATGTCAAGTCTTACAAATAGATCATTCCGGACAACTAAGAGTGGTAGTGGGGTTGACCTCGTCTTGAGCTGTGTAGATAATTATGAAGCAAGGATGGTAGTAAATCAG GCCTGCAATGAATTAAACCAGACATGGATGGAATCTG GTGTATCTGAAGATGCTGTGTCAGGTCACATACAATTGCTGATTCCTGGTGAAACTGCCTGCTTTGCTTGTGTGCCTCCTCTG GTCGTAGCATCTGGAATTGATGAGCGGACGCTAAAGCGTGAAGGGGTTTGTGCTGCATCTCTACCTACTACAATG GGAGTTGTTGCTGGACTTTTAGTTCAAAACACATTGAAATACTTGTTGAAGTTCGGACAGGTGTCACGATATCTG GGGTACAATGCCCTCAAAGATTATTTTCCAACAATGGAGATGAAGCCAAACTCACAATGTTCAAATGCTGCTTGTTTGGAACGACAG AAGGAATACATTCTTGCAAAGCCTACCAGGGATGCTGCTGCTAAATTAAAGGCAGACACGGAAGCGTTATCAGTAGCAGATAACCCTGTTCATGCAGATAATGAATGGAACATAAG CGTTGTTGATGACGAGGAGGTGGATGGTGCTGAGGGGGGAAATTCAG GTGTCCTTCCTGAAGGTATTGTTCATGAGCTGCCAATAGCTGATGAATACCAAAAACCACCTATTACAGAGGCCGTTGGTCCTGCAGATGACCTTGAAGAGCTCAGAAGGCAACTTGAGGCTCTTAACGCTGATTAG
- the LOC132632524 gene encoding uncharacterized protein LOC132632524, whose product MNWRELTLVSAGAVVGAMTIRLLFNPKRRSITDPDSGLHLQRKSSSKNPFDPSKRQGYLSWDDYFMAIAFLSAERSKDPNRQVGACLVSQNYVILGIGYNGFPRGCSDDKLPWAKKSKNGNPLETKYPYVCHAEVNAILNTNHASAAGQRLYVTMFPCNECAKIIIQSGVSEVIYFVEKRLDGSDTAYVASHKLLSMAGIKVRRHQPQMKEISIKFEEP is encoded by the exons ATGAATTGGAGAGAGCTGACATTGGTCTCAGCTGGCGCAGTGGTTGGTGCTATGACTATTCGCTTACTCTTCAACCCTAAAAGGCGTTCAATTACTGATCCGGATTCCGGTTTACATCTTCAAAGGAAATCCTCTTCTAAGAACCCATTCGATCCTTCTAAACGTCAAGG GTATTTGTCGTGGGATGATTATTTTATGGCGATTGCTTTTCTATCTGCTGAACGGTCGAAAGATCCAAACAGGCAG GTTGGGGCATGTTTGGTGAGTCAAAATTACGTAATACTAG GCATTGGATACAATGGGTTCCCACGTGGCTGTTCAGATGACAAGCTTCCCTGGGCAAAG AAATCTAAAAATGGGAATCCTTTGGAGACCAAGTATCC TTATGTTTGTCATGCAGAAGTTAATGCCATCCTGAACACAAATCATGCATCTGCTGCAGGACAG AGGCTCTACGTGACAATGTTTCCTTGCAATGAATGTGCAAAGATTATCATTCAA TCTGGTGTTTCAGAGGTTATTTATTTTGTGGAGAAGAGATTGGACGGTTCTGACACGGCTTATGTTGCTTCCCACAAGCTTCTGTCGATGGCTGGCATAAAA GTAAGGAGGCATCAACCACAGATGAAAGAGATCTCAATCAAATTTGAAGAACCATAG